GCGGAGGTCGCGGAGTCCAGGGCACCGGTCGGCTCGTCCGCGAAGACCAGGCGGGCACCGGTGACGTGCGCGCGGGCGATGGCGACGCGCTGCGCCTGCCCGCCGGACAGCTCGCCGAGACGGCGCCGCTCCAGCCCGGCCAGACCGAGGTGCGCCAGCTGCTGCGCGGCCTCCGCCTCGGCCTGCGCCCGCGACACCCCCACGAGCATGCGGGCCACCGCGACGTTCTCCAGCGCGGTGAGCTCGTCGAGCAGCAGACCCTGCTGGAACACGAACCCGAGCTCCTCCCGGCGCAGGCGGGAACGACCGGCGTCGTCGAGGGCACCCAGGGCCACCGCACCCTGGCGCGTCGCCACGGTGACCTCCCCCGCGGTCGGGGAGAGGATCCCGGCGAGGCAGTGCAGCAGCGTCGTCTTGCCCGACCCGGACGCACCGGTCACGGCGACCGACTCCCCGACGGCGACGTCGAGGTCGACCCCGTCGAGGGCGGGGGCCGAGGAGCCGGGATAGGTGAGGGAGAGCCCGCGGGCGGACAGCAGCGTGGTCATGGCACCCACCGTCCCACCGGGCACCGGCCGGGCGCGTCGCCCCGCGGTCCGATCCTGGCGGGTGCCGTGTCAGACCACGGGATGACGGCCGGTTAGTCTCGTGGCATGGCTTGGAGCTTCGGGCGCAGACGTCCCACCACGTACCTCCTCGGTGAGGCCGTCGACCCGTACCCGGCGCAGGTGCCGGAGGCGCGGCGCGGCCGCGTCCTGCGCATCACGGAGATCGGCGAGCCCGTGCTGCACGCCCCCGCGCGCACCGTCGAGGAGTTCTCCA
This Isoptericola jiangsuensis DNA region includes the following protein-coding sequences:
- a CDS encoding ABC transporter ATP-binding protein, whose protein sequence is MTTLLSARGLSLTYPGSSAPALDGVDLDVAVGESVAVTGASGSGKTTLLHCLAGILSPTAGEVTVATRQGAVALGALDDAGRSRLRREELGFVFQQGLLLDELTALENVAVARMLVGVSRAQAEAEAAQQLAHLGLAGLERRRLGELSGGQAQRVAIARAHVTGARLVFADEPTGALDSATSADVLDVLLASVATGRTLVVVTHDPEVAARCARTVHLRDGRVVADTADVTR